The Dendropsophus ebraccatus isolate aDenEbr1 chromosome 3, aDenEbr1.pat, whole genome shotgun sequence genomic interval GGGCAGCCCTCATTTAGAGCTCAAATAATGGatattatttcaaaataacatccattatttaagCTCAAAGTGTCGGCAATCCAAAAAGACGTCCATCAAATagccaaaaaagatgttgtgtggttgTGCCCTAAatctttattcacaaaataaatcACACAAAAAAGGGCaaatgtgaatacagcctaattCTATGTAAATGTAAAGTCAATATTTGAATaagtcacacttttttttttttttaataggtaaATCATGTGAAGGCTTATTTTGCCATCAAGAAAATGTATCACAGACCAACCTTAGCTCTTATATCAACCAGCTTATGAGCAGCTCAACCTCTGAGAGTCCAGGCAAGCCTGCCAACAAAGTACCCTTCCAAGGCATCATTGAAAGTAAGTGCTTCTGCCTATTGATGTTTAGGGGTAGACAGTGTGCCTTGTAGCTTGGGATTACATGTgagggaacaaaaaaaaattgaaaatatgAGGAATTTGTAAACTGCCATGAATTTAATAGTTCTGATACAACATATGTGGGAGGAGTAAGAGTGTCGATATTTAGGCAGTTGAATGTTTGACTTATGGTATTTACTGCAGTTACAAAATTGATgggaaaaagtgttgttaatGTAAAGAACAATTCAAGCCATATTGTAAATCTGAAGTGACCGTCAGAAGACCAGAAACTGAGCTTTGAAGAGTATTCACTTGATTTCTAATTTATTCTTTTCCCTTTCTTTCCAATAGGTCGCAAACTAAACAAGAAATGCTGTTATAATGGAGGAACTTGTTTTCTGGGCACTTTTTGCATCTGTCCAAAGCAATACACCGGACGTCACTGTGAATACGAAAAGTGGCCTCTGTAAGTTTAAAATTtgcatattacaaaaaaaatgcaagtcgGGTGTAATTGGGAGTCACAGCTATCATTGCAGGTAGAATTGTTCAgaaatacagcagtatatactacagtgtactgtattatcaagtttctaatttttttttaatgaacttcccccccccc includes:
- the LOC138787096 gene encoding cryptic protein-like isoform X2 — its product is MFSYGKSCEGLFCHQENVSQTNLSSYINQLMSSSTSESPGKPANKVPFQGIIESRKLNKKCCYNGGTCFLGTFCICPKQYTGRHCEYEKWPLHCPGGIFNGEWVVQGCSLCRCFSGELHCLLPVAECEQEKFALRSLGSKLHHCSLTVFGLALLILLLWAVL